A window of the Lates calcarifer isolate ASB-BC8 linkage group LG18, TLL_Latcal_v3, whole genome shotgun sequence genome harbors these coding sequences:
- the si:dkey-14d8.1 gene encoding zinc finger protein 502, translated as MVLVQNLLKNPAERKRFFQEVFPVQYGTKFDTALQALTAGLVCKLEQLLPVPNLSQLGTMISSEPSVLEACGGFIPDPGDLKTLLLHQQAKGLLGVKATISSSVGDCVLSSLAFRPKPAEPPPPPPESPKRLAVTLIEKSPAPLSDTEDLGVMSEDSDSPATPAARPQRRGRYSDKTGDGTAPKETSVTTTAQRENPVQEKSSTQEQSATALQSGGEDEAAALEKPEPQQLPLKSIPFRVVQVPIKTTSTSQNAGTKDGQKPQTQRVTLHQWVSQIATNSLSLPALPPLPPPRLSALDDTKPSIRRKKQIRPPADRFTCSVCDKSFPYQSKLMDHERIHTGEKPFVCTACNKSFRTQAFLNNHLKTHSTARPYACGQCGKCFTKLQSLTKHMLAHSGQKPFYCNICNKGFTQSTYFKRHMECHTSQMTFPCKHCSKSFPTAFKLSNHERWHTRDRPHMCERCGKRFLVPSLLKRHMGYHIGDRQYLCSQCGKTFVYLSDLKRHQQDHVPKAKIPCPVCQKKFSSKYCLRVHLRIHTRERPYRCSICDKSFTQVGNLKVHIRLHTNERPFSCDVCGKTYKLASHLNVHKRTHTCKKPWTCDTCGKGFSVPGLLKKHEQLHTREANPDFSGKRRHRGKHKKHSLKRKYDEDDEGSDDY; from the exons ATGGTGCTGGTCCAGAATCTGCTCAAAAACCCTGCTGAGAGGAAGCGCTTCTTCCAG gAAGTGTTCCCGGTACAGTACGGCACAAAGTTTGACACAGCTCTGCAGGCTCTGACTGCAGGCCTGGTGTGCAAGCTGGAGCAGCTTCTTCCTGTTCCCAATCTGTCCCAG CTTGGTACCATGATCTCAAGCGAGCCCAGTGTCCTGGAGGCGTGTGGAGGCTTTATCCCGGACCCCGGGGACCTGAAGACTCTCCTCCTGCACCAGCAAGCCAAAGGACTCCTTGGTGTTAAAG CCACCATCTCGTCATCAGTGGGCGACTGTGTCCTGTCTTCGCTCGCCTTCCGGCCCAAACCAGCAGAGCCGCCACCGCCACCACCAGAATCACCGAAACGATTAGCGGTCACCCTCATCGAAAAAAGCCCGGCCCCCCTCAGTGACACTGAAGACTTGGGAGTGATGTCGGAGGACTCGGACAGCCCAGCAACCCCTGCTGCTAGACCACAGCGTAGAGGGCGATACAGTGATAAAACGGGCGATGGCACCGCCCCAAAGGAAACGAGTGTCACAACAACAGCTCAGAGGGAGAATCCAGTGCAGGAGAAGAGTTCTACACAGGAACAGTCTGCCACAGCTCtacagagtggaggagaggatgaagcagCAGCACTAGAGAAACCAGAACCACAGCAGCTGCCCCTGAAATCAATCCCTTTCAGGGTAGTTCAGGTGCCGATCAAAACTACCTCCACCTCACAGAACGCAGGAACTAAAGACGGCCAAAAGCCCCAGACTCAGCGGGTCACGCTGCATCAGTGGGTGTCACAGATCGCCACtaactcgctctctctcccagCCTTACCGCCACTTCCTCCACCCAGGCTGAGTGCGTTGGACGACACGAAGCCAAgcataagaagaaaaaagcaaattCGGCCGCCGGCTGACAGATTCACGTGCAGCGTGTGCGACAAGAGCTTCCCTTACCAGTCCAAGCTGATGGACCATGAGCGTattcacacaggagagaagCCTTTCGTTTGCACGGCGTGCAACAAAAGTTTCCGCACACAGGCGTTCCTCAACAACCACCTGAAGACCCACAGCACGGCGCGTCCTTACGCCTGCGGCCAGTGCGGCAAGTGTTTCACCAAACTCCAGAGTCTGACGAAACACATGCTCGCCCACAGCGGCCAGAAGCCCTTCTACTGCAACATCTGCAACAAGGGCTTCACGCAGTCCACCTACTTCAAAAGACACATGGAGTGCCACACGAGCCAGATGACGTTCCCCTGCAAGCACTGCAGCAAGAGCTTCCCAACGGCTTTCAAGCTGTCAAACCACGAGCGCTGGCACACCAGAGATCGCCCTCACATGTGCGAGCGTTGCGGGAAGAGATTCCTCGTCCCCAGTTTGCTGAAGAGACACATGGGCTATCACATCGGCGACCGCCAGTATCTCTGCTCCCAGTGCGGAAAGACCTTCGTCTATTTGTCCGACCTGAAGAGACACCAGCAAGACCACGTGCCCAAAGCTAAGATCCCGTGCCCGGTCTGCCAAAAGAAGTTCTCCAGTAAATACTGCCTGAGGGTTCACCTGAGGATCCACACGAGGGAGAGACCCTACCGATGCTCCATATGCGACAAGAGCTTCACTCAGGTGGGGAATCTGAAGGTTCACATCAGGTTACACACCAACGAGCGGCCTTTCAGCTGCGACGTATGCGGGAAGACCTACAAGCTGGCGTCCCATCTGAACGTCCACAAAAGGACTCATACGTGCAAGAAGCCCTGGACGTGCGACACGTGCGGGAAAGGATTCTCCGTCCCCGGGCTCCTGAAGAAGCACGAGCAGTTACATACGAGGGAGGCTAACCCCGACTTCTCCGGTAAACGGAGGCACAGGGGTAAGCACAAGAAGCACTCCCTCAAGAGGAAGTACGACGAGGACGACGAGGGCAGCGATGATTATTAa
- the asb15b gene encoding LOW QUALITY PROTEIN: ankyrin repeat and SOCS box protein 15b (The sequence of the model RefSeq protein was modified relative to this genomic sequence to represent the inferred CDS: deleted 1 base in 1 codon) yields MEDFEQEGIDEELIEFAIRESIQDAFRPPCSSQINRKEPSEAFMRIMSAIYKGDVFALQELSACVSAFKESDSRGRLLLHTAAVQPQQEILRVVLQVAVTSTDLTLEEQTEDGDTALTLAAEAGSVENVRMLLQHGASPHNTNSRNESPLLIAVRQKSYDMALMLIMGGAFVEQVCLTKWTAIHEAAKAGCPEILMLLLRHGAKVTARDGHGVTPLGIAANYGNTEALDILIQHGGDVSAQASNGDTVLYDAAGSGNLDCVKLLLEHGANSNVASYACQLPIHRAAYEGHILVLRTLIPITTKKAIRLSGQNPVHSAADGGQVECLELLIQKGYDVNALLGTHISENYGDLRKSPLYFAVCNGDVTCAEMLLAAGAKTDLDPLRCILVAIRAERYELVQLLLSYGAEVNCYFRVISNTVFPTALQYCLRDHVMLRLLLNSGYQANKCFQCCHGDSEEMDSTWTELHNQAYQIYSQANVISFCEFVSVSWLANLVGKVVRMLLDYVSHVSICPDLKRILEREPEWDEISDMLSKPRSLQHLCRLVIRGRLSLRTLNNPEAMAAAPFPPRLKSYLTYREYDLYGDLSST; encoded by the exons ATGGAGGACTTTGAGCAGGAAGGCATCGACGAGGAACTGATTGAGTTTGCCATTCGAGAGAGCATTCAGGATGCCTTCAGGCCGCCGTGTTCATCACAGATAAACAG GAAAGAGCCCAGTGAAGCCTTTATGAGGATAATGTCAGCCATTTACAAAG GTGACGTGTTCGCGCTGCAGGAGCTGTCAGCTTGTGTGTCTGCCTTCAAAGAGAGCGACAGCAGGGGccggctgctgctgcacacagcagctgtgcagcCACAGCAGGAGATCCTGCGTGTGGTGCTGCAGG TGGCGGTGACATCCACAGACCTGACCCTGGAGGAGCAGACGGAGGATGGGGACACGGCTCTGACTCTGGCGGCCGAGGCCGGCTCGGTGGAAAACGTCAGGATGCTCCTGCAGCACGGGGCTTCACCTCACAACACCAACAGCAGGAACGAGTCTCCTCTGCTCATcg CAGTGAGACAGAAGTCATACGACATGGCCTTAATGCTCATCATGGGTGGGGCCTTTGTGGAGCAGGTGTGTCTCACTAAGTGGACGGCCATCCATGAAGCTGCAAAG GCGGGCTGTCCAGAGattctgatgctgctgcttcGCCATGGAGCCAAAGTGACAGCTCGAGACGGACATGGGGTGACGCCTCTGGGGATCGCAGCTAATTACGGCAACACTGAAGCTTTGGACATACTCATACAGCATG GTGGCGATGTGAGTGCCCAGGCCAGCAACGGAGACACAGTCCTGTATGATGCAGCTGGATCTGGAAACCTGGACTGTGTCAAGCTGCTCCTGGAGCACGGTGCTAACTCAAACGTGGCCAGCTACGCCTGCCAGCTGCCCATCCACAGAGCTGCATATGAAGGACACATACT aGTCCTGAGGACTCTCATCCCCATCACCACAAAAAAAGCTATCCGTCTCTCGGGACAGAACCCCGTCCACTCGGCAGCTGACGGGGGACAGGTCGAGTGTCTGGAGCTGCTTATACAGAAAGGATATGATGTCAATGCTCTGCTGGGAACACACATCTCTG AGAACTACGGGGACCTCAGGAAGAGTCCGCTCTACTTTGCTGTTTGCAACGGTGACGTAACCTGTGCT GAGATGTTGCTGGCAGCTGGAGCGAAAACAGACCTGGACCCACTGCGATGCATCCTGGTCGCTATACGAGCTGAGAG GTATGAGCTGGTGCAGCTGTTGCTGTCCTATGGAGCGGAGGTGAATTGTTACTTCAGAGTGATCAGTAACACAGTGTTCCCCACCGCCCTGCAGTACTGCCTCAGGGACCATGTGATGCTGCGACTCCTGCTCAACAGTGGATATCAAGCTAACAA GTGTTTCCaatgttgccatggtgacagtGAAGAAATGGACAGTACCTGGACTGAGCTCCATAACCAAGCCTATCAAATATACAGTCAAGCTAACGTCATCTCA ttCTGTGAGTTCGTGTCGGTGTCATGGCTGGCAAATCTGGTGGGCAAGGTGGTGAGGATGCTCCTGGACTACGTCAGCCACGTCAGCATCTGTCCCGACCTCAAACGCATCCTGGAGAGGGAGCCAGAGTGGGATGAGATCTCTGACATGCTGA GCAAACCACGGTCTCTGCAGCACCTGTGTCGGCTGGTAATCAGAGGACGCTTGAGCCTCAGGACGCTGAACAACCCTGAAGCCATGGCTGCTGCTCCTTTTCCTCCAAGACTGAAGAGCTACCTGACCTACAGAGAGTACGACCTGTACGGCGACCTCTCCTCCACATGA
- the LOC108890542 gene encoding uncharacterized protein LOC108890542, with protein sequence MRKKILKAPCLLLSLFTSLNLCSGKFGTPITDDVSKLSLLKQNIPSDYEIPVSYIPKEVAGTCWVVLNIYPLEQSLRKLANMFGAISSNKENIIVFIAMLKSLRFTFDHEELETAMQVFQCHYQEGSLMSGLYFDYIKDVLHSAAQGTSGFSCKPPPCLNPQQTPGGQEDSRKYSWSKRTPLLLVLIPFVACLILIVWLVKSGRRLPVCNTENSQIAPSDMIPTVSVSIPLQTLTHAADTQPAGAAIPEHESG encoded by the exons ATGAGGAAGAAA ATCTTGAAAGCACCTTGTCTCCTCTTGAGTCTGTTCACCAGTTTGAATCTCTGCTCTGGAAAATTTGGGACGCCAATAACTGATGATGTGAGCAAGCTGTCGTTACTG AAGCAGAATATCCCCTCTGATTATGAAATTCCTGTTAGTTACATTCCCAAAGAAGTG GCTGGCACGTGCTGGGTGGTGTTAAATATCTATCCTTTAGAGCAAAGTCTTCGGAAGCTGGCCAATATGTTCGGTGCCATTTCCtccaacaaagaaaacataattGTCTTCATTGCAATGCTGAAGAGTTTACGCTTCACCTTCGACCATGAGGAACTG GAAACAGCGATGCAAGTCTTCCAGTGTCACTACCAGGAAGGGAGCTTAATGTCTGGTCTTTACTTCGACTACATCAAAGACGTCTTACACTCTGCCGCTCAAGGAACATCCGGCTTCTCGTGCAAGCCGCCACCATGTCTTAACCCGCAACAGACACCAG GGGGTCAGGAGGACAGTCGTAAATACAGCTGGTCGAAGAGAACACCTTTGCTTTTGGTCCTCATCCCCTTCGTCGCTTGTCTTATTCTCATAGTGTGGCTG gTCAAGTCTGGAAGGCGCTTACCAGTGTGCAACACTGAAAATAGCCAGATAGCACCTTCTGACATGATCccaactgtgtctgtctccatccCGCTGCAAACGCTCACCCACGCCGCTGACACTCAGCCAGCGGGGGCGGCGATCCCTGAACATGAAAGTGGATGA